A stretch of Amycolatopsis balhimycina FH 1894 DNA encodes these proteins:
- a CDS encoding winged helix-turn-helix transcriptional regulator: MVRRGRECSVTEALEVVGERWSLLALREIMLGERRFNQIAENTGASRDILAARLRKLVDAGVLEKVQYEAHPPRHEYYPTEAGRALQPILLSLMAWGDKYVHQGEPPTLWRHTCGEVLDPVTVCAHCGEPVDARGTRAIRLGAVHS; encoded by the coding sequence ATGGTCCGGCGTGGTCGCGAATGCTCGGTCACCGAGGCCCTGGAAGTCGTCGGCGAGCGGTGGAGCCTCCTGGCGCTGCGCGAGATCATGCTGGGGGAGCGGCGGTTCAACCAGATCGCCGAGAACACCGGCGCCAGCCGCGACATCCTGGCCGCGCGGCTGCGCAAGCTCGTCGACGCGGGTGTCCTCGAGAAGGTCCAGTACGAGGCTCACCCGCCCCGGCACGAGTACTACCCGACCGAAGCCGGCCGCGCGCTGCAGCCGATCCTGCTGAGCCTGATGGCCTGGGGTGACAAGTACGTCCACCAGGGCGAGCCGCCCACCCTGTGGCGGCACACGTGTGGCGAGGTCCTGGACCCGGTCACCGTCTGCGCGCACTGCGGCGAGCCGGTCGACGCCCGGGGTACCCGCGCGATCCGGCTCGGCGCCGTCCACTCCTGA